The Oryzias latipes chromosome 11, ASM223467v1 nucleotide sequence ATCACTGAGCCAAAGTTGGTAAAACattcttttataaatgaaaatatggAAAGACACTtgattttaatttgtctttttgtcatCGTCAGGCAACACTGACGCCTTGACAGAGCAAGGACGAGAGGGGCTACTGTGTTTGCTGAAAAGAAGGTCGACAGAACTCCGTGCTCGACAGGATGCTGCACGCAAAATATACCAGAATGTTTTGGGATTGCAAGCATTGTGTTTAGATGACTCTTCcacagatgaggaaaacttaGACAGTAGTTCCTCGGATGAAGATATTTGACACCGCCAtgcccaccccacccccaaatGTCTCCAGAAGAACATAAGTAAACTGTGATAATTGACCAATAAATTCTCTTGAATGAAATtggtggatttttaattttgcacTACTCTTTTTACATTGCATAATTTAAAGGTATTATTAAACTAGTTCTGATATGGATATTAtagtatatgtatgtatatgtgtatacatatatgtaggtatgtacagtgaggtcaataagtatttgatcaccctgtgatttagcaagttctcccccttaggaaacatggaggggtctaaaattttttccatttccacagtgagagccAGAAtctaaagaaacattcagaaatcgcATACGATTTttgtaaacaatttatttgtatattactgttacaaataagtatttgagcACTTAATTATCAGAGATTTCTGACCAGCAAAGACTTgcagttctgcttttaaatagggcaattgccaagcagcttggtgagaaaaggacaactgttggagcaattgtcaGAAATAGAAGAGGCTAATGATGACTGTCAATGTCCCTCGGACTGGGGCCCCTCGCAAGATCTCATCTCGTGGGGTATGGATGATGCGAAGGAAGGTGAAGAATCAGCCCAGGATTACAcgggaggagctggtcaatgacctgaagagagctgggaccactgTTTCCAAGGCTATAAGTAATACATTGAAACGTCAtggtttaaaatcatgtatCGCACGGAAGGTTCCCCTGCTGAAGGCAGCCCATGTCAACGCCCGTCTGAGGTCTGGCAATGACCATCTTGATGATCCAGACGAGTCATTggagaaagtcttgtggtcTGAGACCAATATAGCACTTTTTGGTCTCAAATATATTcagtgtgtttggaggagaaagaagaagcatcatcccaagaacaccatacctacagtgaagcacggaggtggaagcatcatgctctgagggtgtttttctgcataagggacaggacgactgcactgtattaaggagaggatgaacaGGGCTCTGTGTTGTGAGATattgggcaaaaacctcctAACCTCTGTCAGAGCGTTGTAGATgggtcgtggctgggtctttcatcatgacaatgacccgaagcaaacagccaagaaaaccaaggagtggctccgtaagaagcatatcaaggtaatgaagtggcctagccagtctccagacctaaatccaatagagaatctttggagggagctgaaactccGTGTTGCTCAGCGACAGCCCCGAACCCGACAGATCTAAAGAAGATCTGtagaggagtgggccaaaatcctAATGCAGTGTGTATTAACCTAGTGAAGAAATATATGAACCGTTTGACCTCTGTAATTGATTAACAACGGCTTCTGTACCAAATATCAAAGTTGTTTAACTCAAGTGATCAAAAACGTATTTGTCACAGACTTTTACAAAGAAATTgtacaacgtgatttctgaatgtttcttcagattctgtctctcactgtggaaatgcacatATGATGAAAAATTTAGACACCTCCATGTTTTAAAATTGTGAGAACTTGCtgaatcacagggtgatcaaatacttattgacctcactgtatatAAGTATCAATGTTACTGTTTTTCTTGGAAAACAATGGATCACACATAGGATGTATGATCCATCCCCTTGGGTCCAACCTGAAGCTAAGTATCAGGAGCTGAACATACGTACATTATTTTTTGGGAGTAAATGGCAATATGCAATTTGAATTGATCTCAAGACCTCATCTCTCACATCCACATAAAATTTTGATCATACCGAAAACGTTTAACCCCTTAATATCCATTGATGCACATATGCATATCCATTccaatatatttaaattttttccgCAGGTGTAAATTAATGTAGATGTTAATAGGTAAACAATGTATGAAATtcataaattatatattttaatgtgaCAGGCTCTGAAAGTTTTCAAAGCTAAAGTTTAATTCTATATCAAATGAAAGTATAAAAAGGGGCCTATGCTTTGTTCTTGTGCGCTTGCTTTGAAGAGGGGAGGGGCGGCAATGACTGCGCGTGAGTAGTTAAAGGACTGGCTTGCCAAGAAGCTGATGCAAGACTACAAACGGTAAGAAATGAACATACATCGGGAAATCTAAActatttgaactttaaaataaataccaaTAATCTATAATTTTTTCTGGTCATGCAAGCTTTACCTCTTAGCTAATATTTCAGCTAACCCACGCATGACACAAGTCAAGCAGAACTAACCCCCCCCCACGAACAATATTTTCAGTGACAGTTAACTTTAATGACGGTGTAttacttttgtaatttagaattTTAGTTTATAAAATTAATACATCTCTAGACGGAGTCATACTGTTGAATGACATTAGCTAATCTGGCCCGGGTTCTGGCAGCACGCGGGTCGGTCGGTGCCAGCTAATGAAACTACCTCATATATCGATCGCAAGGGTGCTTCTTTGTTGGTCAGAACCTAAACAAAGACGTAGGCAGCAGGGTAAGACACGACAAACTAGTTCTAACATAAAGAGAAGAATGTAATGAGAAATTGTTTTTCCGGTTTCGGAGTAGTAATGTTTTTGAAGTGCTGGTGGAACGGTTTGGCACCATTTTGGTAATATGTCATAACTGATAATTACTACAAACAAAGTAACTGCCCATTGATTGCTGATTGACAGTACTGCCACAACACAATATCTGGTTTCTGCTATATGTAAATGCTATGTACTTTTGGGATCTTTGTAGTACGTAGTTGTGAAAAATATAATTGTCAATAACCAATAACAACCTACCACAAACATGTGCTTGGTTGTTTAAATTTACAGCTAGTTGTGAATTTCAATGTGAACACTACAATTTATCTAAACACCTTCTcttaagttttacattttaagtaaATCATTATATAGAACATCTTTCATTTTGACTAATTGtggaacatacaaaataaagtcaatgtATATCTGAAGATAATTTctatttctgtttattatttacatataGTAAAAGAGTGAAGCAATTGCAGTTTATTTTGACTTAAAAGACTTCATGTTAATTTTCCATTTAACAGGGGtactaaataaagttaaacttgACCACATTTAacaatgactttattttttctattgtcatATCAAATTTGATATGAAGAAGTGTATTCTACAATTCATGAAtgaatattttgaataaaatatgaaGTACTAAAGTTAAGACTAGGTCCTCTGTAGGTTTATGTTATTGAAAGCAAACACCCACGAAATTAATaggttacaaacaaacaattaaatggAATTTCTGCTGTGCCCCAATTTCAACACCTTAGATAGAAACAGCATGTCAttaagtttatttgtttatatgttttttatgcTGGAAAATAATGCAAATCCAGTGGTTCGACTCCAGAACACAAATGTAAGTTTGTTTGACTAGTCGATCAAATGTATAGTATATACTATTGAACTtaagtgggttttttaaattcaatttcagtgtttttttttcaaaacatattttctatatatattttatatatattcacAGGTCAAGATGCCACGAGGATCTACAACAAAACTTTGTGTCAGCTGCAAAGCTGTGATTGGTGTGGCAACTAAGACATGTAAAGTATGCCAAACAATCCAGCCAATGAGGCAAAGGCTTGCCAAAAAACTGGAGAAGTTTCAATCCAAAAAGGAGACTTGgttgcaaaaacacaagaaaaacaaaaccaccacACATGTTTTGGATGAGGCATCGGTTTTGGTACGTGTTTTATGTCTGcaattgtattttataattttagtTATTACTGATGATGTAACAATTTTTTTAGGTGGAAAAGTTGAATACTTTGGGACAAAAAGCCGTTGTGTTTATTGCCAGACCTGGAAAGAAAACATCTACGTGGCATACACATGTCATTCACCCTAGGTGGCAATTAACCGATCAAGCTGGACAGTGTCTGGACCGCATGAAAGACCTATATGAGCTAATGATCAATGGTAAGTATTTCTGTCTGAAAATGTTTATAATTTCAGCCAGT carries:
- the LOC111948161 gene encoding uncharacterized protein LOC111948161 isoform X1, which encodes MEFLLCPNFNTLDRNSMSLSLFVYMFFMLENNANPVVRLQNTNVKMPRGSTTKLCVSCKAVIGVATKTCKVCQTIQPMRQRLAKKLEKFQSKKETWLQKHKKNKTTTHVLDEASVLVEKLNTLGQKAVVFIARPGKKTSTWHTHVIHPRWQLTDQAGQCLDRMKDLYELMINAGVPAKKKKKRDNKKDSPGECSHGGEDQFYPVKQVLKTKKQKGKLMEFVEWEPCSMCGKTWSPQWVEKGTPKNKPQRHLC
- the LOC111948161 gene encoding uncharacterized protein LOC111948161 isoform X2, which encodes MPRGSTTKLCVSCKAVIGVATKTCKVCQTIQPMRQRLAKKLEKFQSKKETWLQKHKKNKTTTHVLDEASVLVEKLNTLGQKAVVFIARPGKKTSTWHTHVIHPRWQLTDQAGQCLDRMKDLYELMINAGVPAKKKKKRDNKKDSPGECSHGGEDQFYPVKQVLKTKKQKGKLMEFVEWEPCSMCGKTWSPQWVEKGTPKNKPQRHLC